A genomic segment from Salvia splendens isolate huo1 chromosome 13, SspV2, whole genome shotgun sequence encodes:
- the LOC121761405 gene encoding probable serine/threonine-protein kinase PBL25 yields the protein MSCFPCFQNKDDDDDEEDTKNIPVAQPKNFSPRSNPPGNDSQDFKDPFEDSRNDAELEEDNSTVKSFTFREIATATKNFRQECLLGEGGFGKVFKGTIQSGEVVAVRQLERNTGGKDFVFDISNLSLLHHPNLVKMVGYCGEGEQRHMVYEYMPSGSLKSFLFDHHDGQKPLNWSERMKIAHGIAAGLEYLHEKADPVVIYRDLRSSNVLLTDTKNPKLSDYGLAKIVAGDNKMHMTVMAGFNGYCAPEFEKNGELTIKSDVYSFGVVMLELITGRKALDTSLPPEEQSLVSWAHPLFKNPSKYPDMADPLLRKGFPVTGLNQAIGMVAMCLQEEPIARPLISDISAAISFLAMAPPQAPLPEEEPAPALSKAGGDGHKHEDSSSESEEVSNEEEEEQKQAEPIKHEQSDYSSDEDYSGSEAEEAKPRVEKTKSSSDTSSNNKKPGKVESRRSCSSSDDDELPLPLPIQQYPKYDLNLDIDQFSSSSDDENRDGGDDGIPHHNELQRPNRGGSVDEGH from the exons ATGAGCTGCTTCCCATGTTTTCAAAACAAGGACGACGACGACGATGAGGAGGATACCAAGAATATTCCCGTTGCTCAGCCTAAGAATTTCTCCCCGCGATCCAACCCTCCTG GGAATGATAGTCAAGATTTTAAAGATCCATTCGAAGATAGCAGAAATGATGCAGAACTCGAAGAAGATAATAGCACCGTTAAATCTTTCACCTTCCGCGAAATCGCCACCGCCACCAAGAACTTCCGCCAGGAATGCCTGTTGGGCGAAGGAGGGTTCGGGAAAGTATTCAAGGGGACGATCCAATCCGGCGAG GTCGTTGCTGTAAGGCAACTTGAGAGGAACACCGGAGGCAAGGACTTCGTGTTCGATATCTCGAATCTGAGTCTCCTTCACCACCCGAATCTAGTGAAGATGGTTGGATACTGTGGCGAAGGCGAGCAGAGGCATATGGTGTACGAGTACATGCCGTCCGGTTCTTTGAAGAGCTTTTTATTTG ACCATCATGATGGGCAGAAACCGTTGAATTGGTCTGAGAGGATGAAGATTGCGCACGGTATTGCAGCTGGGCTCGAGTACCTGCACGAGAAGGCGGACCCCGTGGTCATATACCGTGACCTGAGATCCTCGAACGTGCTCCTCACCGACACGAAGAACCCTAAGCTCTCGGATTACGGGCTTGCCAAGATCGTTGCGGGCGACAACAAGATGCATATGACCGTGATGGCGGGTTTCAATGGATATTGCGCCCCTGAATTCGAGAAGAATGGAGAGCTTACGATTAAGTCGGATGTGTATAGCTTTGGAGTCGTGATGCTCGAGCTCATCACGGGGCGTAAGGCCTTGGATACCTCGCTGCCACCGGAAGAGCAGAGCTTGGTTAGTTGG GCACACCCGCTCTTCAAAAATCCATCCAAGTACCCGGACATGGCCGATCCTCTCCTCCGGAAAGGGTTCCCGGTGACGGGGTTGAACCAGGCCATCGGAATGGTGGCCATGTGCCTTCAGGAGGAGCCGATAGCGAGGCCTTTGATCAGCGACATATCAGCCGCGATCAGCTTCCTCGCTATGGCACCTCCTCAGGCACCTCTCCCCGAAGAAGAACCGGCTCCTGCCCTATCAAAAGCCGGTGGAGACGGCCATAAACATGAGGATAGTTCCTCAGAAAGCGAGGAGGTATCCaacgaggaggaggaagaacaaAAACAAGCCGAACCAATAAAACACGAGCAATCTGATTATAGCTCCGACGAGGATTATTCTGGCTCAGAGGCAGAGGAAGCAAAGCCGAGAGTGGAGAAGACAAAGAGCAGCTCGGATACAAGCAGCAATAACAAGAAACCGGGGAAGGTCGAATCAAGAAGAAGTTGCTCGTCATCAGATGATGACGAGTTGCCTCTCCCTCTTCCCATTCAACAATACCCCAAGTACGACCTCAACCTCGACATCGACCAGTTTAGCTCGAGTAGCGATGATGAGAACCGGGATGGTGGAGACGACGGCATCCCCCACCACAACGAGCTACAACGCCCTAACCGCGGGGGGAGCGTCGACGAGGGCCATTGA
- the LOC121762220 gene encoding probable UDP-arabinopyranose mutase 5 isoform X2: protein MRNPPTLLSLAIDSAVLNFSRISDLSFVPEHILLDLFERILIAGKLNEKILKLFIATGKEEVLSFIESLNIRQPLVPVLPTIIIKNDEVDIVIGAIQSDLTSFMEAWRPFFSNFHLIVVKDPELKEELKIPGGFNLHVYTKSDIDRVVGLSAGSISFAGYACRYFGYLVSRKKYIISVDDDCVPAKNSNGELIDPVLQHIINLSTPATPFFFNTLYDPYCEGADFVRGYPFSLRSGVECGLSCGLWLNLADFDAPTQALKPSLKNTRYVDAVLTVPARSMLPVSGINIAFNAELVGPALTPAFRLAKEGNLRWETVEDIWTGMCVKVICDHLRLGVKSGIPYVWRQERGDAIESLKKEWEGVKLMEDVVPFFQSLRLSEASVTAEDCVAEIAAAVKEWLGSVDPKFMSAAATMVEWMKLWKRVRGQ, encoded by the exons ATGAGAAATCCGCCCACTCTTCTTTCACTCGCAATTGACTCTGCTGTCCTTAATTTCTCTCGAATTTCCGATCTCTCCTTCGTCCCCGAgcatattcttcttgatctcttcGAG agGATATTAATAGCTGGAAAATTGAATGAGAAGATTCTGAAGTTATTCATCGCAACGGGTAAAGAAGAAGTCCTTTCTTTCATTGAGTCACTTAATATTCGACAACCTCTGGTTCCTGTTCTTCCAACTA TTATCATAAAAAATGACGAGGTGGACATTGTCATCGGCGCTATTCAGTCTGATCTCACATCGTTCATGGAAGCATGGAGACCGTTCTTTTCGAATTTCCACCTAATAGTCGTCAAGGATCCCGAACTAAAAGAGGAACTCAAGATTCCTGGTGGATTCAACCTGCACGTCTATACAAAGTCCGACATTGATAGAGTTGTTGGCTTGTCAGCGGGTAGTATTTCTTTCGCTGGCTATGCTTGCCGCTACTTTGGCTATCTTGTGTCGCGTAAGAAATACATCATCTCGGTTGATGATGACTGTGTCCCTGCCAAGAACAGCAACGGGGAGTTGATTGACCCGGTATTGCAGCATATCATCAATCTCTCGACCCCAGCCACTCCTTTCTTCTTCAACACTCTCTATGATCCTTACTGCGAGGGGGCTGATTTCGTTCGGGGCTATCCTTTCAGCTTACGAAGTGGAGTAGAATGCGGCCTATCGTGCGGGCTGTGGCTCAACCTGGCGGACTTTGACGCACCTACGCAGGCACTGAAGCCTTCGTTGAAGAATACTCGGTACGTCGATGCAGTTCTGACAGTGCCAGCAAGGTCTATGCTGCCCGTTAGCGGGATCAACATCGCTTTCAACGCTGAGCTGGTTGGGCCTGCACTGACGCCGGCGTTTAGGCTGGCGAAGGAGGGGAACCTGAGGTGGGAGACGGTCGAGGATATATGGACCGGGATGTGCGTTAAGGTCATCTGCGACCACCTGAGACTCGGCGTGAAGAGCGGGATCCCGTACGTGTGGAGGCAGGAGCGAGGCGACGCAATAGAGAGCTTGAAGAAGGAGTGGGAAGGCGTGAAGCTTATGGAGGACGTCGTCCCGTTCTTCCAGTCGCTGAGGCTGTCTGAGGCGTCTGTGACGGCTGAGGACTGCGTGGCGGAGATCGCTGCGGCCGTGAAGGAGTGGCTCGGGTCTGTGGATCCGAAGTTCATGAGCGCGGCGGCGACTATGGTGGAGTGGATGAAGCTGTGGAAGAGGGTGCGAGGTCAGTAG
- the LOC121762220 gene encoding probable UDP-arabinopyranose mutase 5 isoform X1, whose translation MSEVIIKNDEVDIVIGAIQSDLTSFMEAWRPFFSNFHLIVVKDPELKEELKIPGGFNLHVYTKSDIDRVVGLSAGSISFAGYACRYFGYLVSRKKYIISVDDDCVPAKNSNGELIDPVLQHIINLSTPATPFFFNTLYDPYCEGADFVRGYPFSLRSGVECGLSCGLWLNLADFDAPTQALKPSLKNTRYVDAVLTVPARSMLPVSGINIAFNAELVGPALTPAFRLAKEGNLRWETVEDIWTGMCVKVICDHLRLGVKSGIPYVWRQERGDAIESLKKEWEGVKLMEDVVPFFQSLRLSEASVTAEDCVAEIAAAVKEWLGSVDPKFMSAAATMVEWMKLWKRVRGQ comes from the coding sequence ATGTCTGAGGTTATCATAAAAAATGACGAGGTGGACATTGTCATCGGCGCTATTCAGTCTGATCTCACATCGTTCATGGAAGCATGGAGACCGTTCTTTTCGAATTTCCACCTAATAGTCGTCAAGGATCCCGAACTAAAAGAGGAACTCAAGATTCCTGGTGGATTCAACCTGCACGTCTATACAAAGTCCGACATTGATAGAGTTGTTGGCTTGTCAGCGGGTAGTATTTCTTTCGCTGGCTATGCTTGCCGCTACTTTGGCTATCTTGTGTCGCGTAAGAAATACATCATCTCGGTTGATGATGACTGTGTCCCTGCCAAGAACAGCAACGGGGAGTTGATTGACCCGGTATTGCAGCATATCATCAATCTCTCGACCCCAGCCACTCCTTTCTTCTTCAACACTCTCTATGATCCTTACTGCGAGGGGGCTGATTTCGTTCGGGGCTATCCTTTCAGCTTACGAAGTGGAGTAGAATGCGGCCTATCGTGCGGGCTGTGGCTCAACCTGGCGGACTTTGACGCACCTACGCAGGCACTGAAGCCTTCGTTGAAGAATACTCGGTACGTCGATGCAGTTCTGACAGTGCCAGCAAGGTCTATGCTGCCCGTTAGCGGGATCAACATCGCTTTCAACGCTGAGCTGGTTGGGCCTGCACTGACGCCGGCGTTTAGGCTGGCGAAGGAGGGGAACCTGAGGTGGGAGACGGTCGAGGATATATGGACCGGGATGTGCGTTAAGGTCATCTGCGACCACCTGAGACTCGGCGTGAAGAGCGGGATCCCGTACGTGTGGAGGCAGGAGCGAGGCGACGCAATAGAGAGCTTGAAGAAGGAGTGGGAAGGCGTGAAGCTTATGGAGGACGTCGTCCCGTTCTTCCAGTCGCTGAGGCTGTCTGAGGCGTCTGTGACGGCTGAGGACTGCGTGGCGGAGATCGCTGCGGCCGTGAAGGAGTGGCTCGGGTCTGTGGATCCGAAGTTCATGAGCGCGGCGGCGACTATGGTGGAGTGGATGAAGCTGTGGAAGAGGGTGCGAGGTCAGTAG
- the LOC121761192 gene encoding brefeldin A-inhibited guanine nucleotide-exchange protein 5-like — MAGAAAGGFVTRAFESMLKECALRKYTALQAAIQAYIDNGKESDQQSYTSETNEAQQATSKNSSSESDTGAEEAELGTKQSNTTPSSVEDIEPVGRTTSSNVSVRMVLANAGHTLSGAEAELVLNPLRLAFETKNTKVVELALDCLHKLIEYNHLEGDPGLDGGKDAQLFTDIFNMVCKTVDNSSPDSTTLQVLKVLLTAVASTKLRVHGELLLAVIKICYNIALHSKSPINQATSKAMLTQMLSIIFRRMEADAVYLNETAVANSEDESKTVVEEVSSSDHNEPTITLGETLSMKQINSTPVASVQEMQNLADGTDIKGLEAVLEKAVNLEDGAKATRGMVQENMSVGQRDALLLFRTLCKMGMREDNDEVTIKTRILSLELLQGLLEGVSNSFSRNFQFIDSIRAHLSYALLRASVSRSPVIFQYATGIFAVLLLQFRESLKAEIGVFFPVIILRSLDGSDLNQKFTVLRMLEKVCKDSQMLVDLYVNYDCDLEAPNLFERTIATLSKIAQGTQNVDPKAPTTTQIGSIKTSSIQGLVNVLKSLVVWEKSYRESDKQNKGNESFEEDVSTTGSDESKTREDPSSNFEKLKAHKSTVEAVVSEFNRHPGKGIQHLISSGLVEKTPAAVAQFLRDTPNLDKAMLGDYLGQHEEFPLAVMHAYVDYMNFSSMKFDVAIREFLKGFRLPGEAQKIDRIMEKFAERYCADNPDLFKNADTAYVLAYAVIMLNTDAHNPMVWPKMSKTDFVRMNTMNNAEESASPELLEELYDSIVKEEIQMKDDSAGVLKNSKQKLEAEDRGLINILNLAIPKISSSTVPKPENDAVLKQIQAIIKDHGGKRGVFYTSQRIELVQLMVEAVGWPLLATFAVTMGEIDNKPRVSLCMEGFKEGIHITHVLGMDTMRYAFLTSLIRYNFLHAPRDMRGKNVEALRTLLALCDTELYAFQDSWFAILECISRLEYAVSWPAMTATIMQGSNQISRDAIIQSLRELSGKPTEQVFVNSVKLPSETVVEFFTALCSVSAEELKQIPARVFSLQKVVEISYYNMARIRMVWARIWSVLSHHFIFAGSHPDEKVAMYAIDSLRQLAMKYLERAELANFTFQNDILKPFVVLIRSSRSDSIRRLIVDCIVQMIKSKVGSIKSGWRSVFMIFTAAADDDLEPIVESAFENVEQVVLEHFDQVVGDCFMDCVNCLIGFANNKTSHRISLKAIALLRICEDRLAEGLIPGGALKPIDATADETCDVTEHYWFPMLAGLSDLTWDPRAEVRNCALEVLFDLLNERGSKFSSSFWENIFHRVLFPIFDNVRYTGKESSMSSGDEWIRESIVHSLQLLCNLFNTFYKDVCFMLPPLLSLLLDCAKKTDQSVVSISLGALVHLTEVGGHQFSDNDWDTLLKSIRDASYTTQPLELLNNVGFENTKHHNVLIRDLDSPSRVPIGSYLSNHHDTVYENGSMMGRDAIANGIPGEPNQEIVRAIDMEGSEGTASPSGRTRPTDGGVIQRNQTLGQKIMGNMMDNLFMRSFTSKANNHTPDVSQPSSSSKLPDSIMESDSRDDEESPIFGKIRSKCVTQLLLLGAIDSIQKKFWNKLNMQHKIAIMEILFSILDFAASYNSFSNLKLRMHQIPAERPPLNLLRQELAGTCIYLDILQKTTSTADMQKEEAIKEDEIEIIAEGKLVSFCEQVLREASEFLASMEEASNMDVHRVLELRSPIIIKVLKGMCEMNARVFRSHLRDFYPLITKLVCYDRMEVRGAITDLFKMQLGTLVPAS, encoded by the exons atggCGGGGGCCGCAGCGGGTGGATTCGTGACTCGAGCATTTGAGTCGATGCTCAAGGAGTGTGCTCTCAGAAAGTACACTGCTCTGCAGGCCGCCATTCAGGCTTATATAG ACAATGGGAAGGAATCTGATCAACAATCATACACTAGTGAGACCAATGAAGCTCAACAAGCAACTTCGAAGAACAG TTCTTCTGAGTCTGATACCGGGGCTGAAGAAGCTGAGCTGGGAACTAAGCAGTCGAATACAACTCCATCTTCTGTTGAGGATATAGAACCTGTTGGAAGAACTACAAGCAGTAATGTATCGGTCAGGATGGTCTTGGCAAATGCAGGACATACTTTATCTGGAGCTGAGGCTGAGCTTGTTCTGAATCCACTAAGGCTTGCTTTTGAAACCAAAAACACTAAAGTCGTGGAGCTTGCATTGGATTGCCTTCAT AAACTCATCGAATACAACCACCTAGAAGGTGATCCTGGTCTTGATGGTGGAAAAGATGCACAGTTATTTACAGACATTTTCAACATGGTTTGCAAGACTGTGGATAATTCATCACCTGACAG TACTACTCTTCAAGTGTTGAAAGTGCTTCTAACTGCTGTAGCATCAACAAAGTTGCGAG TCCATGGGGAACTGCTGTTGGCAGTCATCAAAATATGCTACAACATTGCTCTTCATAG CAAGAGTCCTATAAACCAAGCAACATCAAAAGCCATGCTAACCCAGATGCTCAGTATAATTTTTCGACGGATGGAAGCAGATGCG GTGTATTTAAATGAGACTGCAGTAGCTAACTCTGAGGATGAGTCAAAGACTGTGGTTGAAGAAGTGTCATCCAGTGATCATAATGAGCCAACTATTACTTTGGGTGAAACACTATCCATGAAACAGATAAATAGTACGCCTGTTGCTTCTGTTCAAGAAATGCAGAATCTTGCAGATGGCACTGATATAAAG GGTTTAGAGGCTGTTCTTGAGAAGGCTGTGAACCTTGAAGACGGTGCAAAGGCCACAAG AGGGATGGTCCAAGAGAACATGAGTGTTGGACAACGTGATGCTTTACTTCTTTTCCGTACACTTTGTAAG ATGGGCATGAGGGAGGATAATGATGAAGTTACTATCAAAACACGCATTCTGTCTTTGGAGCTTCTGCAG GGTTTGCTGGAAGGTGTTAGTAACTCATTCTCAagaaattttcaatttattgaCTCGATCAGAGCTCACCTTTCATATGCATTGTTGCGGGCATCAGTGTCACGGTCTCCTGTAATATTTCAG TATGCAACAGGAATTTTTGCTGTTCTTTTGTTGCAGTTTAGAGAAAGTCTGAAG GCTGAAATTGGGGTTTTCTTTCCTGTGATTATTCTGCGATCCTTGGATGGCTCAGATCTTAACCAGAAATTTACTGTTCTTAG GATGTTGGAGAAAGTGTGCAAGGATTCTCAGATGCTTGTTGACCTATACGTGAATTATGATTGTGATCTTGAAGCACCAAATTTGTTTGAAAGAACA ATTGCCACCTTATCCAAAATTGCTCAAGGTACTCAAAATGTTGATCCAAAGGCCCCCACCACAACCCAGATAGGATCCATAAAAACATCTTCTATACAG GGTCTCGTGAATGTTCTTAAATCATTGGTGGTCTGGGAAAAGTCTTACAGAGAGTCGGACAAGCAGAATAAGGGCAATGAGTCTTTTGAGGAAGACGTTTCAACTACAGGATCTGATGAATCAAAAACTAGGGAAGATCCATCAAGCAACTTTGAGAAGCTGAAGGCTCATAAATCCACCGTTGAAGCTGTGGTCTCTGAG TTCAATCGACATCCAGGTAAGGGAATACAACATTTAATATCCAGTGGATTGGTGGAAAAAACTCCAGCTGCAGTTGCTCAGTTTCTGCGAGATACTCCTAATTTGGACAAG GCCATGCTTGGGGATTACTTAGGTCAGCATGAGGAGTTTCCACTTGCTGTTATGCATGCATATGTGGATTACATGAACTTCTCTTCTATGAAGTTTGACGTTGCAATCCGCGAGTTCCTTAAAGGGTTTCGACTTCCAGGGGAAGCTCAGAAAATTGACCGCATAATGGAAAAATTTGCAGAGCG CTACTGTGCAGACAATCCTGATTTATTCAAGAATGCAGACACCGCATATGTCCTTGCTTATGCTGTTATAATGCTAAACACCGATGCTCATAACCCAATGGTGTGGCCAAAAATGTCTAAAACTGATTTTGTACGGATGAATACCATGAATAATGCCGAGGAATCTGCTTCTCCAGAACTCCTTGAAGAGTTATATGATTCCATTGTTAAGGAAGAAATACAAATGAAAGATGATTCTGCTGGAGTTTTGAAAAACAGTAAGCAAAAACTGGAAGCTGAAGACAGGGGTCTCATCAATATTCTCAACCTGGCCATACCCAAAATAAGCTCTTCAACTGTCCCTAAGCCTGAGAATGATGCGGTTTTAAAGCAAATTCAGGCTATAATAAAGGACCATGGAGGAAAAAGGGGTGTCTTTTACACTTCACAAAGAATTGAACTTGTGCAGCTCATGGTTGAAGCTGTTGGATGGCCGTTACTTGCTACTTTTGCTGTTACCATGGGTGAGATAGATAACAAGCCCAGAGTTAGCCTTTGTATGGAGGGATTCAAGGAAGGTATACATATTACACATGTTCTTGGAATGGACACCATGCGCTATGCCTTTTTGACATCTTTGATTAG GTATAATTTCTTGCATGCACCAAGAGATATGCGTGGTAAAAATGTGGAAGCTCTCCGCACTCTACTTGCTTTATGTGATACAGAACTCTATGCCTTCCAAGACTCTTGGTTTGCCATTCTAGAATGCATTTCCCGGCTTGAGTACGCAGTATCATGGCCTGCTATGACTGCAACTATTATGCAAGGATCAAATCAGATCTCTAGGGATGCTATTATTCAATCTCTGAGAGAGCTATCTGGAAAACCAACTGAGCAAGTGTTTGTTAATAGTGTCAAATTGCCCAGTGAGACAGTAGTGGAGTTTTTTACTGCCCTGTGTAGTGTATCTGCAGAAGAATTGAAACAGATTCCAGCTCGTGTGTTTAGCTTGCAAAAAGTTGTTGAAATTAGCTATTACAATATGGCTCGTATACGCATG GTTTGGGCTAGAATTTGGTCTGTCTTGTCCCATCATTTTATATTTGCTGGGAGCCATCCTGATGAAAAAGTTGCCATGTATGCCATTGATTCTCTTCGGCAACTTGCTATGAAATATTTGGAGCGTGCAGAACTTGCGAACTTCACTTTCCAGAATGATATTTTAAAGCCATTTGTGGTTCTCATTCGGAGTAGCAGAAGTGATTCTATACGGAGGCTTATAGTTGATTGCATTGTTCAA ATGATAAAATCAAAAGTGGGAAGCATAAAATCCGGCTGGCGGAGTGTTTTCATGATTTTCACTGCTGCTGCGGATGATGACTTGGAACCCATAGTTGAGAGTGCATTTGAGAATGTGGAGCAAG TTGTACTGGAACACTTCGATCAGGTTGTTGGGGATTGCTTTATGGATTGTGTCAACTGCCTGATTGGATTTGCCAATAATAAAACTTCCCATCGTATAAGTTTGAAGGCCATTGCTCTGCTCCGCATTTGTGAAGATCGCCTTGCAGAG GGCCTTATACCGGGAGGTGCTCTGAAACCCATTGATGCAACTGCAGATGAAACTTGTGATGTTACCGAGCATTACTGGTTCCCTATGCTGGCTGGTCTCTCTGATCTGACTTGGGATCCAAGAGCAGAGGTCAGAAATTGCGCACTAGAGGTTTTATTTGATTTGCTCAATGAAAGAGGCAGCAAATTCTCATCTTCGTTTTGGGAGAATATATTTCATCGGGTTTTGTTTCCCATCTTTGATAACGTGAGATATACTGGAAAAGAGAGCTCTATGTCATCTGGGGATGAATGGATTCGAGAAAGCATCGTTCATTCACTACAGTTGTTATGCAATCTTTTCAACACCTTCTACAAG GATGTCTGTTTTATGCTGCCTCCACTGCTGAGCTTACTGTTGGATTGTGCCAAGAAAACAGATCAGTCAGTAGTCTCAATATCTCTGGGTGCATTAGTGCATCTTACTGAAGTTGGAGGTCATCAGTTCAGTGATAATGACTGGGATACTTTGTTAAAAAGTATAAG GGATGCTTCATACACTACTCAACCCCTTGAGCTTCTCAATAATGTGGGATTCGAGAACACCAAGCATCATAACGTATTGATAAGAGACTTAGACAGCCCTTCACGAGTACCTATTGGTAGTTATTTATCTAACCATCATGATACTGTCTATGAAAATGGGAGTATGATGGGAAGAGATGCCATTGCTAATGGAATTCCAGGGGAACCCAATCAAGAAATAGTGCGAGCAATAGATATGGAAGGATCTGAAG GCACAGCGTCACCATCTGGACGAACCAGACCTACTGATGGTGGAGTCATTCAAAGGAATCAAACACTAGGACAAAAGATTATGGGAAATATGATGGATAACCTATTTATGAGAAGTTTTACCTCTAAAGCGAATAACCATACACCTGATGTATCACAACCGTCTTCTTCATCCAAG CTTCCTGATTCTATTATGGAGTCCGATTCCAGAGATGACGAAGAAAGTCCTATCTTCGGAAAAATTAGGAGTAAATGTGTCACACAGTTGTTATTGTTAGGTGCAATCGATAGTATTCAG AAAAAGTTCTGGAACAAGTTGAATATGCAGCATAAGATCGCCATTATGGAGATTTTGTTCTCTATCTTGGATTTTGCTGCCTCTTACAATTCTTTTAGTAATCTCAAATTGCGAATGCACCAAATTCCTGCAGAAAG ACCACCACTGAATCTTCTCCGTCAAGAGTTGGCTGGAACTTGTATCTATTTGGATATCCTACAAAAGACCACATCTACAGCTGATATGCAAAAAGAGGAAGCTATcaaagaagatgaaattgaaataaTTGCCGAAGGAAAGCTTGTGTCTTTTTGTGAGCAGGTGCTGAGAGAGGCATCTGAATTTCTGGCTAGCATGGAGGAGGCATCAAACATGGATGTTCATAGAGTTCTAGAACTTCGATCTCCAATCATTATCAAG GTGCTGAAAGGCATGTGTGAAATGAATGCGCGGGTTTTCAGAAGTCACCTGAGAGACTTCTATCCTTTGATTACGAAACTTGTCTGCTATGACCGG ATGGAAGTTCGTGGTGCCATCACCGATCTTTTCAAGATGCAATTGGGAACGCTTGTACCAGCCAGCTGA